Proteins found in one Triticum urartu cultivar G1812 chromosome 4, Tu2.1, whole genome shotgun sequence genomic segment:
- the LOC125550170 gene encoding R3H domain-containing protein 2-like, producing the protein MEEDAAAAPDSWETADLDGAMSRLLLSSSSPGGAARRVSSSSPGGAARRVSSSPDLADDHQEQPQQQADDPVAQVDQFLREALEKPRERLQVLRMEQDILKFLRDPGQTQFEFQGLPTSYLRLAAHRLAQHYFLISIALPDNSLPDGTSSRIILRKTSAECRLPAVRLADIPVNLPQEESSAVATKVAIKQRPQKNQHGGAGAGANSNRGNLQKSVEERKEEYNRARARIFNSSSGSTSPVDGRPADEVVLPNTLHRSTSLELNSNTRFGELTEATLERSLTSTASSSRSNNRSRIDKEPPVNRGRQGNRVAIFRDRDSDRKDPDYDRSYDRYMQRFDPGFGFNGGAYTIQPLYAPAVTYNTEFPQLGSPQMSPVPVEQQQPHPMAQHMPGPWSPAQSPNAVGYRPPDGVMPPYSPGQAGAPVRSSVFMHASQQYAMPSRPGVTFVHPQDSMRPFAQTHHQQQSEASLRLARPR; encoded by the exons ATGGAGGAGGACGCGGCCGCGGCGCCCGACTCGTGGGAGACGGCCgacctcgacggggccatgagcCGCCTgctcctctcctcctcctcccccggTGGCGCCGCGCGAAgggtctcctcctcctcccccggTGGCGCCGCGCGAAGGGTCTCCTCCTCGCCCGACCTCGCCGACGACCACCAGGAGCAACCGCAGCAGCAGGCCGACGATCCGGTCGCGCAGGTCGACCAGTTCCTCCGCGAGGCCCTCGAGAAGCCCCGCGAGCGCCTCCAAG TGCTACGGATGGAGCAAGACATTCTGAAGTTCCTTCGTGACCCTGGGCAGACGCAGTTTGAGTTCCAGGGTCTTCCGACTTCGTACCTGCGCCTCGCTGCGCACCGTCTGGCACAGCATTATTTCCTGATATCGATCGCCCTGCCGGATAACAGCCTGCCTGACGGAACCAGTTCGCGGATCATCCTTCGCAAAACGTCGGCTGAGTGCCGATTGCCTGCTGTCCGCCTAGCTGATATTCCAGTTAATCTCCCTCAAGAAGAGAGCAGCGCTGTGGCCACCAAAGTAGCTATTAAGCAAAGGCCTCAGAAGAATCAGCATGGCGGCGCAGGCGCAGGTGCCAACTCTAACAGAGGCAACCTTCAGAAAAGCGTCGAGGAGAGGAAAGAGGAATACAACAGGGCACGTGCTCGCATATTTAACAGCAGTAGTGGTAGCACTAGTCCGGTTGATGGAAGACCAGCTGATGAAGTGGTTTTGCCCAACACCCTACATAGGTCCACTTCCTTGGAGTTGAACTCAAACACCAGGTTCGGTGAATTGACTGAAGCTACCCTTGAAAGGAGTTTGACTAGCACCGCATCTAGCAGCAGATCAAATAATAGAAGCAGGATTGACAAGGAGCCTCCAGTCAATAGGGGCAGGCAAGGCAATAGGGTGGCGATATTTCGAGACCGTGACTCTGATCGCAAGGATCCTGATTATGACAGAAGCTATGACAG GTATATGCAAAGATTTGATCCTGGATTTGGATTTAATGGCGGCGCGTACACCATTCAACCTTTGTATGCTCCTGCTGTTACCTACAACACTGAGTTCCCCCAGCTTGGGTCACCACAAATGTCTCCTGTTCCTGTTGAACAGCAGCAGCCCCATCCAATGGCTCAGCACATGCCTGGGCCCTGGTCGCCGGCTCAATCACCTAATGCCGTTGGCTACAGGCCTCCAGATGGTGTTATGCCACCCTACAGTCCTGGTCAAGCTGGTGCTCCTGTCAGATCTTCTGTTTTCATGCATGCTTCCCAGCAATATGCCATGCCTTCACGCCCAGGGGTCACATTTGTACATCCACAGGATTCCATGCGACCATTTGCACAG ACTCACCACCAACAACAATCTGAAGCTAGTCTACGCTTAGCCCGGCCCCGGTGA
- the LOC125550171 gene encoding 60S ribosomal protein L10a-like → MSKLQTDALKEAITQVVADAKEKNRKSTETVELQIGLKNYDPQKDKRFSGSVKLPHVPRPKMRVCMLGDAQHVGEAEKIGLDSMDVEALKKMNKNKKLVKRLAKKYHAFLASEAIIKQIPRLLGPGLNKAGKFPTLVSHQESLEAKVNETKATIKFQLKKVLCMGVAVGNLSMEEKQIQQNIQMSVNFLVSLLKKNWQNVRCLYIKSTMGKPVRVF, encoded by the exons ATGAG TAAGCTGCAGACCGACGCCCTCAAGGAGGCCATCACCCAGGTGGTGGCGGACGCCAAGGAGAAGAACAGGAAGTCCACCGAGACCGTTGAGCTCCAGATCGGCCTCAAGAACTATGATCCGCAAAAGGACAAGCGTTTCAGCGGCTCTGTCAAGCTGCCCCATGTCCCTCGCCCCAAGATGAGGGTCTGCATGCTCGGTGACGCCCAGCATGTGGGAGAG GCTGAAAAGATTGGTCTTGATTCCATGGATGTTGAAGCTCTTAAGAAGATGAACAAGAACAAGAAGCTTGTCAAGAGGCTTGCCAAGAAGTACCATGCTTTCTTGGCCTCAGAGGCTATCATCAAGCAGATTCCACGTCTCCTTGGTCCTGGTCTCAACAAGGCAG GCAAGTTCCCGACTCTGGTTTCTCACCAGGAGTCTCTGGAAGCCAAGGTGAACGAGACGAAAGCCACAATCAAGTTCCAGCTCAAGAAGGTGTTGTGCATGGGCGTCGCGGTGGGCAACCTGTCGATGGAGGAGAAGCAGATCCAGCAGAACATCCAGATGAGCGTCAACTTCCTGGTTTCCCTGCTCAAGAAGAACTGGCAGAAC GTGAGGTGCCTGTACATCAAGAGCACCATGGGGAAGCCGGTCCGTGTGTTCTAA
- the LOC125550172 gene encoding receptor-like protein EIX2, whose protein sequence is MPRPRLGNSISWTIYCACLWSFHCRSLTVAVLPLPTNMAAKLGHLAQGAASVLCLLIFFVEPSDSRAQARISGGNGTCISRERDALLSFKAGLLDPAGRLSSWHGEDCCQWAGVRCSSRTGHVVKLDLRNNYVVSAFQGLYTMHYYKSNSLSLSRNEMSSSLVALQQLRYLDMSYNDFNHISIPAFMGSLQKLRYLNLSLSGFGGRIPSQLGNLSNLQYLDISGDYYNVLYTLDLSWLSHLSLLSYLDLTEVDLRAVRGWVHMVNGLSSLKVLRLVDCGLTSIVSATSKSNLTHLQVLDLSSNSFDATLEHNWFFWDLTSLKELHLSRCEWHGPIPEQLANMTSLEVIDFSANDLVGLIPNNLENLCSLKVLNFDDNNIDASIGEFMDRLPWCSWSTLQKLSMRNTTMTGNLPLEVGALGNLTLLSLGNNKLDGVLVKEHFSGLLNLEYLDLSDNSLKMDIEPNWIPPFRLKHINLESCTVGPRFPEWLRWQTRIDYLLLGNTSLDDVIPDWFWVTFSQASALDASENMLRGSLPSNLQHMSAISIGLERNNLTGLVPRLFPINITSLDLSSNSFSGSLPAELKAPQIFMLSLADNKITGTIPSSMCQLTSLARLDLSRNKLTGDVVQCWKESHNNSSVSRANSADQFGSRMYSLDLSNNGLSGEFPKFLQSASQLMFLDLSYNRFFGILPKWLPEKMPRLEILTVRSNMFSGRIPKNLTCLENLYYLDMAHNNISGSIPWLLSNLKAMRVIYKDANDYVYADSMPVITKGQTRDYTVGVFSQVVNVDLSCNSLTGHIPEQISLLIGLTSLDLSSNQLTSKIPNKIGDLKQLQSLDLSNNKFSGEIPSGLSALTYLSYLNLSYNNLSGPIPSGPQLQTLGNQIDIYIGNPGLCGHPISKNCSTSTTDAEQSVVHEDADHIAYLYLGMSIGFVVGLWTVFCTMLLRRTWAISYFQFVDKLYDEVYVRVAITRARLMKKTRKDAA, encoded by the coding sequence ATGCCAAGACCAAGACTTGGGAATAGCATATCATGGACCATATATTGTGCCTGTCTCTGGTCATTCCATTGTCGTTCCCTTACAGTAGCTGTTCTCCCTCTTCCAACCAATATGGCTGCTAAGCTTGGGCATCTAGCCCAAGGAGCTGCATCGGTACTTTGCCTGTTGATTTTCTTTGTAGAGCCGTCTGATTCCCGTGCTCAGGCGAGGATATCAGGTGGGAATGGAACCTGCATCAGCAGGGAGCGGGATGCGCTTCTGTCCTTCAAGGCGGGCCTTCTGGACCCTGCTGGCCGTCTCTCCTCATGGCATGGTGAAGATTGCTGTCAGTGGGCGGGAGTCCGGTGCAGCAGCAGAACAGGCCATGTCGTAAAGCTCGACCTCCGCAATAACTACGTAGTAAGTGCCTTCCAAGGTTTGTACACCATGCACTACTACAAGTCCAACAGCCTGAGCTTGTCGAGAAATGAGATGAGCTCTTCTTTGGTTGCTTTGCAACAGTTGAGGTATCTTGACATGAGCTACAATGACTTCAACCACATAAGCATTCCTGCGTTCATGGGCTCCCTACAGAAGCTAAGGTATCTCAACCTCTCGTTGTCAGGTTTCGGTGGGAGAATACCTTCCCAACTCGGTAATCTCTCAAATCTGCAATATCTTGATATTAGTGGGGATTATTACAATGTTCTGTACACGTTGGACCTCTCATGGTTGTCACATCTATCACTGTTGAGCTATCTTGACTTGACCGAAGTGGACCTCCGTGCTGTGCGGGGTTGGGTTCACATGGTTAACGGGCTTTCTTCTCTAAAAGTGCTTCGCTTAGTAGATTGTGGCCTTACCAGCATAGTGTCTGCTACTTCAAAATCAAATCTCACACATCTCCAAGTCCTTGATCTATCATCCAACTCATTTGACGCAACACTAGAGCATAACTGGTTCTTCTGGGATCTCACAAGCCTGAAGGAGCTTCACCTCTCCCGTTGTGAGTGGCATGGACCTATTCCTGAACAATTGGCAAACATGACATCCCTTGAAGTAATAGATTTTAGTGCAAATGATCTTGTGGGTTTGATACCGAACAACTTAGAAAATTTGTGCAGTTTGAAAGTGCTGAATTTTGATGATAACAACATTGATGCGAGTATTGGGGAGTTCATGGATCGGTTGCCATGGTGCTCATGGAGTACATTACAGAAGTTGTCAATGAGGAATACGACTATGACCGGAAACCTACCGCTAGAAGTTGGAGCACTTGGTAACTTGACATTGTTGAGTCTAGGCAATAATAAACTCGATGGTGTGCTCGTGAAGGAACATTTTTCAGGCTTATTGAATTTAGAGTATCTGGACTTGTCGGACAACTCCTTGAAAATGGATATTGAACCAAATTGGATTCCTCCGTTTAGACTAAAGCACATAAATTTAGAGTCATGCACAGTAGGCCCCCGTTTTCCAGAGTGGCTTAGATGGCAAACTCGCATTGATTATCTTCTTCTTGGAAATACAAGTTTGGATGATGTTATTCCTGATTGGTTTTGGGTGACATTTTCCCAAGCTTCAGCTTTGGATGCATCAGAAAACATGTTGCGTGGTTCATTACCGTCAAATCTACAGCACATGTCAGCCATCAGTATTGGTCTGGAGAGAAATAATCTTACAGGTCTAGTTCCACGGCTATTCCCTATAAATATAACAAGCTTAGATCTCTCTTCAAACTCTTTCTCAGGGTCATTGCCAGCAGAGCTAAAAGCACCACAAATTTTTATGTTGTCATTGGCAGATAATAAAATTACAGGCACCATTCCATCATCTATGTGCCAATTGACTAGTCTAGCACGGTTGGACTTGTCAAGAAACAAATTAACAGGAGATGTTGTGCAGTGCTGGAAGGAGTCACATAACAATTCTTCAGTGTCCAGAGCAAACTCTGCAGATCAATTCGGTTCTCGGATGTATAGTCTAGACTTGAGCAACAATGGTCTCTCAGGTGAATTCCCTAAATTTCTTCAGAGTGCCTCACAATTGATGTTCCTTGATCTTTCATATAATAGGTTCTTTGGAATATTGCCAAAGTGGTTACCAGAAAAAATGCCACGATTGGAAATTTTGACGGTGAGATCAAACATGTTCAGTGGTCGTATTCCCAAGAACCTTACTTGCCTTGAAAATCTTTATTATTTGGACATGGCCCATAACAATATATCAGGAAGCATACCATGGTTGCTATCAAACTTGAAAGCAATGAGAGTCATATATAAGGATGCAAATGACTATGTTTATGCGGATAGCATGCCAGTAATCACAAAAGGCCAAACACGTGATTATACTGTGGGCGTCTTCAGCCAAGTTGTGAATGTTGATCTGTCATGTAACAGTTTAACAGGACATATTCCAGAGCAGATAAGTTTGCTCATTGGGCTCACCAGTTTGGACTTATCAAGTAATCAGTTGACTAGCAAAATCCCAAACAAGATTGGTGATCTGAAGCAGTTGCAGTCCCTCGACTTATCCAACAACAAGTTTTCTGGTGAAATCCCGTCAGGTTTGTCGGCTCTAACCTATCTGAGCTACTTGAACTTGTCATACAACAACTTATCAGGCCCGATACCATCCGGGCCGCAGCTGCAAACTCTCGGCAACCAGATTGATATCTACATTGGCAACCCCGGTCTCTGCGGTCACCCTATCTCCAAGAACTGCTCTACCAGTACTACTGACGCAGAGCAAAGTGTCGTCCATGAAGATGCAGATCATATCGCGTATCTCTACCTTGGGATGAGCATAGGGTTTGTGGTCGGCCTTTGGACGGTGTTTTGCACCATGTTACTGAGGAGAACCTGGGCGATTTCCTACTTCCAGTTTGTTGACAAGCTGTATGACGAGGTTTATGTAAGGGTGGCTATAACTCGGGCTCGCCTGATGAAGAAGACCCGCAAAGATGCAGCGTGA